CAGCATAGACATATGCACAAGGACAATTAGTACAGCAGAAAATTATGAAACAGTCAATTTCAGTGAAGTTTAATGCTTGTGATTTTAGACTAGATATGACTATTTTTGAACACAATATCAcgtgtatatgtgtattttactAAAGATGACTGACCCATGTATCTTTGTCTTACTGCATACAATGAGCAGAACTGGCTGATATGCAATTCTAACAGCACCCCATTTCACGCTCAATCTGCTCTCTGCAGAACCGCACCACAACTGCCCGCGCTCCGTCTGCACAGACCGTGACGTCAGCCGCAGACTGGCTGCAGCCGGCGAACGAGTACCGTGAACGCAGCCAGAGCCTCACAGCGCCTTATCTACTCACAACAGCGCTGCCTTTCCAGACAAGTCATCATCGTGAGACTTCAGACTCTACCTGACGGCAAAAACATAGTCCTAAACCGTTCCGCTCATTAGCCCAGGATATGAGCAGCTATTCAGACATGGTGCGTGTGGCATAGAACAAAGCACACGTCAGTCTTGCAAAAAATATCGATTAcgtaagaaaataataattaataaaaatccaTCGTTAAAATGATGAAGCCTACAGATTTTTATTATGTTCATATGTCATACTTAATGCgatgggtgtatatatatatatatatatatatatatatatatatatatatatatatatatatatatatatatattaatgaacaCTAGTTACTTATTGGTATGggttgtatttgatttatttttgaataaattagAGATTTACAGGGAGTGAATTGAAAATTACAAACCCAGCAGCGACCGTGTACACATTGGCACACCTTGTTGTCTCGCACGGCTTTGCTATAGAGTGGTGTGCCTGGCAGGTGTAATGGCTTACCTGGATGTACCTAGGGTTTCTGATAAAGGTGCGTTTACTGAAGGGTCAACTCTGACAATACACACTACTTAGCCACTCCCGGGAACCGTGTTTTAACATAAAACCGAAAATGAACTTCGTAGTAGACCCGCCACCCATGAATACACCATACACcttgtaaatatataaaagaatGAACCAATAAAATAGCGGAAGAACGGGTCGTGTGAGGGATCCTATCAGCACGAAGAACTGGCGGAAGTAGGCATGCTGAGCAGCTGTTCCGGTAAATGTTTCCACGATGGCGGCTCCCATGAGAAGCATGGTTTTATGCCCAGTTAAAGTACAGTAAGCTTTGTGTTTACAGTGACAGTCGCTCTGCGAAGGGCTGTCTGGATGTGCTTGCAGTCGGAATACTATATTTGAGTTTGTTTTACATCGCACTTGTCTGGAGGTTAAAATGAAGAAGAAGCCTCATGGCAAGCGCAAAGTAATAAAAAGAGATTTCAGCAAACTGCAAAAGTGTAAGTTATCCGTTGAGCAGTTTTTACAAAAGGAAGACAAATCCACGGAGGCCGCGGGAGGTGAGGATGGTTGCCATGGGAGCATGCTGTTCGGTGTTAAGAGGAAAAGTAGGAAGGaattaaggaaagaaaaaagaaaaaacaagaaggCTAAAATGAAAGATTATTATGAGGGGAAGCTTTTAAAAGTAAGCCCCGTCGGTACTGTCACAATGTTACAAAATAACGAAAAGCCAGCGAAACCGAATGCGAGTGAAAAAGGAAGGGACAAGACTGCAAAACAAGCCGCCGAATCTTCTGAGCAGCAAGAAAACACTGCTGAtccaaaacacaacaacaaagaaaaagcaCAGCATGCAAAGGGGGGAAACAAGCGAACTCTAAATTCTCAACAAGGATCAAAGAGAATAAGCAGCAGTACTGCCGGCGATTCGAGGCAGGGCTCGGTGAAAATacctagcagcagcagcagcagcagcagcactgcacagcaagcaGCGTTCAAGAAAACAAGCAAGCAGCAGCAAGTGAGGAAACGGGCGCTGCTGGAAGCCAATGTCGAAGAAGAGAAAGAAATCAAAAGGCTAGAGAAATACCTCGGCATGAACAAACGTAAGAATAAAACCACCCTGCCCCAATCTTTCACTGCCGATGGACTGGATTATATTTTGGGCATTCTTGAACCTGGAGCCTCCGCGTCGGGCTTGTACGAGAGCGAAGAGGAAGACATGGACGTGACCAAGGAGAGGCTGGAACAGCTCGGCGGGAGTGAATCTGACCTGTCTGAAGATTCTCAACAGGAGGGATCGTCAGACGAGGATGAACAAGACAGCGGGAAATATTTTGAAGAGATGGAGGccactgaggaggaggaggaggagtgtgaTGAAGAACTGGACCAGGGTGATGGAAATGAGGAGGATACAGTTATTGAGGGAGGAGAGGCAGAGAATACAGTAGAGGAGCATGGAGGCAGTGCAAACGAAAAGGTATGGCTGTGTGCGCAGATTCTGGAGTGAGTCAATGCATTGCAAGTGCACGCTGAATACAGGGGCATTAGAAAGTCAATATGCTACTTTTAAACTGTTCTGCAGCTGTGGAATAAAATCACCCTAACCCAAATAGAGGAATCCATTCATCCTCCAAAAAGGTGTGTCTGTTGTGGTGTTTCACATTTGATATTGCTGGTGCAAACTTTTCCTTAGATACAGTACGCATATTAATTAGACATCTGCTACAGGTCAGTGTATATGGCCCATGGTCAATATTCATTGAATCTTGTTGCTCATCATATTTGAGTAAgttttaaaatctgattttttttttttagccttttatAGCAATCCGTTCGGAgctctttttagtttgttttgtttttgtaaagcactCTTGAGTTCCCGGTACATAAACAAAGTGGGTATGGCATAGGGTACCATCTCCATGATCCACCTGCCCGTTTACAATACGTTGCTCTTAGACGAGTTAAACAGTGAAACACTAACAAGCAGCACCTTGTGCAACAGAATGAAAGTATGAACATGCTTAAAAGATTGTTCCAATTCTATCTCGTTTCTTTTTAGTGCAGTACTGTAGCAGTCGAaagatgtacagtggctctcaaaagtattcaccccttcttggacacattaacattttattacactgTATCTTATCCCATGCTGtaagtgtgtgtggggtgggagGCGCCTGAAGTCCAAGCACCCTCAAGTTGTTACAGCTAAAGAGGATTGACTAGTTGCTCCACCTAGTGGTAGAAACACACATTTTGATACCCAGTAGGCAGTGTACTGTGCAGCACTTGCACAAACTGAAGTGTAACTTATTAGTTGTGCTCTTGTGTGTTCTGTGAAGGGCTCGGAAGAAGGCAACGCTAAATACATCCCACCTCACCAGCGGGAGTCTGCAGAGACTGACGATGCCAAGAGGAGACAGGCGCTGGAGAGACTGGAAAGGAATGTGAAAGGACTCCTAAACAGGTAATGCTCACGGGTTTCTTGTGTTTACTCGTCCGGTTGTGATGAAATGTGACTAGGGCtgtaacgaagggtacattttgaccttcgaaggatcggaacacattaccgaaggaaggttcgaacctttggTGGTACTAagttgcataatttactggtgacatcactgtagctacttgtttatatttgattgaaaatcctattttacaatataagtggaataaaacattcacatgtagtttaaaaaaatgtgatataGAACAGTGatcatgtttttatcatttatataaaaatgcacgttgtttatgtacatgtaattgatgctgcttgctcTATATACAGtgagcttgcattgcagcagcagctTATTTCAACCAATGAAAATGACTGCAACGGACTTGGGCAAAACAAGGCTTTATTTAAGTCACCGTTgaaagcaggttatcagtcacgttttactactaccactactaatattAATATGAACTAACGCTTGCCAAGTGATCCCAGAGATTAGTTGTGCCTCTGATtcatcaacagtcgcttgcacagtttgcattcaacttttttttcggtctgggcatttaacaaaaaaatcccaaacagcagagaggttttgagacatttctttctacagcttatgctatacaatgctttgctgtcgagatggccaATGAAGATATTCTACCATACcattataaccaggaggtccccagttcaaaacCCAGTTCACTCActgagtgaccctgagcaagacacttaatctccttgtgctccaagACTTTGTtgtagtgactctgcagctgatgcattgttcacacaccctagtctctgtaaatcgccttggaaAAAGGTGTctgctgaataaacaaataataatagcaCTTCTTTTAGAAGGCATAAtgtaccctgctccatacacggcagcaGCGCCATATGGATTTGCTATGTATAATGATTTGGTAACAAATCAGCTTTTGTTAAAGTAATAtgtattatacaaatcaaaagatcaactgttgcatgcgagtgacatttaCAGTGTGATTTAATTATAGTACGCAccttgtcaaacggtttctgttaacagagaaaaaaataaaccttgaagGTTTACacctacctttgaattcctggatAGCCATAATCTTCAACTCTTCGAGCACAGCCCTAAACGTGACCATCATCTTCTGCACGTGTTTTTGCTAATAATCTGCATGGCCTGTCTACAGAATGAGACAGTGATTTCATGAGAAGTTTTTGTTTGTAGCATTACACACTTGTACCACAGGAGACACACCAGCTTCACAAGCTGCTTCTCTGTTCTGTCTTTTACAGCAtcacacattttaatttcaatgtgaTGTATGTAatgagataaaacaaaaaaaatcctgaaattaTTGGCTCCCTCTAGATATTAGCATTTAAGCTATTGCCAACCTTCATGTCTGCTTTTACAGCATGGTTGCATcgacaataaatatatacagaaacCTTGGTTTTAGGTTTTCCATATTTAGCATTGCCTCAATCCACACTCGCACAAATAACTGCCTCAACGTGAAATTCTGTACAGATCTCTGTGTAAAGCGTGACGCACAGTACAGTAGCTGCGCTTGCGGAGAGCAGAATGTGGTCTGTACAGTAAGCTGCTGCTTCTTATTCAGTGTGAACTTACTCAGCTGGACTGAGAATGCTTTATTCTACTAACCATTCTGCTGTAGTTGccgagagagcgtgagagagaaGGACGATCAAGATCAGGGTCCAGGCAGTGGAAAcgctgtttaaagtattttattttgttcatctGTCTGCAGGCTAACGGAGCACAACATGGCATCTATAAGCAGCCAGTTGGAGGAGCTGTATATGAGCCGCAGTCGAAAGGACATGAATGACACTGTGACAGACATCCTGCTGGCGGGCTGTGTCACTCCTGCCCTAATGCCAGACCGCTTGCTGCTGGAGCACGTCCTGTTGGTCAGCATTCTCCATCACACAGTGGGGCTGGAGGTAATGACATCTGGTCTTCAGGAGAAGATACTGCTGTCTGAACAATTTCCAGTTTAGTCAGTCTGTTCACATGATCCCAGATTCAGTAAGAATGAAACCacgtactgtacattttaaaacaaaatcacatggAAATAAGTTATCCAATCCGTAGGTATCTTTCACAGTGACAGACATAACTAAATTTCAGTAAACCTTAGtaggaaaagcagtgattggaACTCAAATGCAAGCTAGTGGAATTGGCTTCTGGGAGCTGCTTTATAGAAAATTACTGGCAAATGTTTAGCATGCTCATTTTCAGTGTGAACAGGAAGTGTGCTAAAAAAGTAAACCTAAACTCCCAAAGGCAACTCTCCTGTTTCGGATGCATTCCTTCAACGGGACTTCAATACATAATTCATGTCACAATTCTATTTACTTCTTAAATCTGTTTTAGCAATGTTAGCTACCTCTTCAGAAATATACAGTGCTTTTCCTCTAGGACTGGTTTGCACATTTTATACACTTGGTTTGTTCTAAAGATGAGGCTTAAACACATTCACAGAAACTTTAGCAGTTGTTGTGAATGTGAGAAATACAAAGAATAGATCATCTCAGTCTAGCACAATCTGAGTTGTTTCGAAGTAGAGATCAGCTTGACTCTATCGCCTTAAGGTCAGTGTCTTGGATTTCCTGTGCTCTAGCCACTGATGGGgcgttttgttttttacctgcaAGGATGTGACCGGTCAAATGAAAAGACCGTCCTCTGTCTGTGTGGTAtgtctgtttcttttgtattctttttCCATTCTGACTGTGCCTCTTGTATTTTACAGGTTGGTGCCCACTTTCTGGAAAAGGTGGTTCGTAAGTTTGAAGAACATTACCAGGTTGGCAGTGAAGGTAAAGAGTGTGACAACCTCATTGCCATAATCGCACACCTGTACAACTTCCACGTGGTGCACTCTCTGCTCATCTTTGATATTCTGAAGAAGCTCACAAAGGCTTTTACAGAGAAGGACATCGAGCTGAtcctgtttttactgaaaaacattGGATTTTTGTTAAGAAAAGATGATGCAATGGCATTGAAGGAGCTGATCAGTGAAGTGCAAAGCAAGGCCAACGCTATGGGAACAAAACTCCAGGATCAGACAAGGGTACGAGCGCACCTGTGAATGAAGTCTGCATGCTGGATCCTACGTGCAGATTTCAAAAAAACACATACCATCCTACTGAAATGTACACCTTTTAGTCAGACACAATATATAGTTGTGTCTTGCGTATACTTAAATGTACAGTGTATGTATGATGTtagtaaacctttttttattattattaattgtacagtatattaatgggTAGCATGTAGTTGTATCTTTTTATTAAATCATTCTTGCAGTGCTAACTTTGAAGTCATTACAGATGCGGTTCATGTTGGAGACCATGCTTGCACTCAAGAACAACGACATGAGAAAAATCCCAGGCTACGATCCGGAGCCAGTGGATAGACTGAGGAAACTACAGCGGACACTGGTAACCACGCTCAGTcaatccccccccctcccccccccccccccccccattttaattTACACCTAGAAACGGAGTGCTCCATAGGCAGCACGTTTGATCATTTGGCAGATTAGCAACAACCTATTTCAGAATGCACTGTGCAATAGAGGGGGTACTgtattctcccccccccccccttggtaAAAGCACAACAGTGtaatgtgcagggtgagtcatacagtcaggggagcgcaggttcatgtcctggctgtgcaaagtcggcGGTCTTCACTGGAGTTTCCGAAGGGGAGCGTTCCATTTgctctggcactcctgtgggttagggatgCAAAACTGGCAAGTACTGTTTCTCCTCATGGTGCTACAGtgcaccctactggccaggcacccagtaagctcaggtggacacctgcagggctggcctttgttctccagaggccagtagctcgcgGACATCCTCTCTCGaattcctgggtgtagaagaggaatcTGGACATCCTCTCTCGaattcctgggtgtagaagaggaatcTGGCTCgcttgtgggatcagaggacacccactgaaccttcagttctcctgagctgctgtggggaattgctgtggtgacgTGACATAATTAAACActctaaatttgggagaaaaatgTAGGTTTATATGAACAGTCACCAGACAGGAAACTTAAATGTAGCTATTGTACTAGTAAAAGAAAGGCTAGGTTAAATAAAGCTCCATCTCCTATTGgaactttgtttgttttacattagcattgttttacagcattaaaaacacaacttTGCAATCCACTGTAAAGATAAATCAGCATCCAGTCATTTGTTGAGTTGAACAGATTTTAAAGAATAATACCAGCAGGGGGCATTGCACCACAACAGTTCCCACCAGATAGATCACATTTGTTTTGGGTCCTCGGAATAATGTCCTTGAAGGATTTTGTTAAAGTTTTGAGAAGGAAGATCCAATTAAAACAGCTTGCACTCCGTAAGAGGGCTCTTGTTCAAGCCTTTTACTCCCCAGTGGGATCTCTGACATCCAATCTGAATCATTTTGCCTAACAATTAATCCAGGTTCTTGTGGCTGCCATCGAGTAGGCTTGAAACTTCACGAGGGTTCAATGTAAAGTGAAAAGAGCTGAGGGTGTGCTTGTTCTTCAGATCCACAGCAGTGCCAGTGGCTGCGATGTCTGTCTGCGGGTCTCTCTGGAGAACCTGCTGGCTGCAGACCAGGTGGGGCGCTGGTGGATCGTCGGGTCCTCATGGAGCGGAGTGCCAATGATTGGCAGCACCACACAACAGAAGCAGCCTGCAGGCCAGGTAAGTGTTTCACTGACAATGAATCTGTCTTCTACTGCAGCATGCTTCTCTGTATAGGGGAAATCTCTGTCTTTCAGTGAGTGTGGCGACAGCGTAGTTGTGTGTACCCTGGTGTAAGCCAAAACTGCGTAGATTATTAAGATGActgaaattagttttttgtttccaCGAGTGGAAGTCGAATTAATCATTATCACAGCGATACCATACACAGTGCTAAATAAGGTTGATAGATTAAGTGGTAGttgtatcagtccagagatgatcggcaaagagaaggagatgtgatcccttttattggactaactaaacaataactaatcacaggctttcaagacctcaaaggtctcctCATGTAAAATGGCGGATCCAGTGGTTCCTTTGCAGATTGAATCTGTTTGAATATGCTGAATTACAACAAAGTTTTGATGCCTGTACTCAGTAGATTTCTAAAAATCTTCCTCTTCTTTTGAAGGTAAGCGCTAAGATTTTGGAGCTTGCTCGTAAACAGAGAATGAATACTGATATaagaagaaacattttctgtgtCCTGATGACCAGCGAGGATTTCCTTGATGCCTTTGAGAAACTGGTCAGGTATGCCTTGCAAGAAGAAACCAGGAGTTCCCAAAGCAAACCCCTCCCTGTGAGCTCTATCACCTCCTGAGAGAAAGGACTGGGTTATTGGTTCATTTTTCATGGCTGAATTTGAACCTTTttctttgtctttatttttgcaGGCTTGGTCTGAAGGACCAGCAAGAAAGAGAGATTGTGCATGTGCTCACGGACTGCTGTCTGCAAGAGAAGGGCTTTAACCCCTTCTATGCTGTCTTGGGAGAAAGGTTTTGTGAATATGACAGGCGTTTTCAGGTAGTCCTATATATCCCTGCAATGGCACATGTAATGTATGCAAATATATAGATACAAGTGAATATTCAGTCATAAGAAATCCGTCAAGCAAaactagttttcttttttatggtatattttgccaaaaaatttaacaaaataatatgagacaggtacagcattatataaaagaaaacagaatcacTCATCAaacaaagtaaatgaaccaatagttaaACACTTTACAAAGAAGGAACATAACATGAATGATCTAACCTGAAGCTAACATACTTCCCTTCAGTTACTTTGCCACTATATATTTAGGGCCtgtagttttcaggttttatttttgatcatgtgatgtacctttttaaacatattttgagctgattcgctttcttaatcaaacacaaaTTAATTACCAAAGGGAGTTGTTTCATtttatcttgattgagttaacgaACGACATGCATTGATATCGCCTAATTCTATTTGAATCCTCATTTTGTTCTGGCTCTAACTGcagaattcagcttattaatttccactgtgttagtttctagtagtgtgtcgctaatttaaacaatcttattcagttaaggcttaataactattaattaaggtttaaagggagggagagagatggaaaatattttatatatatatatatatatatatatatatatatatatatatataatatatatatatataaatatgaaaattcTTTACAGTACAATATCTGGCCACCAGGTGGTACTGTGTGCTAGCTGCAGTCCTTAAATGACATGTAGTTGATCTAAACTGGTGGATATCAATAATCAAAATAGGGCCATTTGAATAAGAAAGTTCTGAAAATCAAacagtgtttgtgtatttattttagaaaatgggTAAACTGTCGAAGGGTCCTGATTATTTAGTTTGACCTAATAAATTCTTCCAAGAAATCCACATATATactgatatactatatatatatatatatatatatatatatatatatataaaatttacacACAAATATTATTTCTCACGTAAGCTGACTCTCCTCATTTCaattgtttctttaattattagaTGACTTTTCAGTTCAGCATGTGGGACAAATTCCGTGATCTGGCAAACCTATCCAGCACCTCCTTCAGCAACCTTGTTCATCTCCTAGTGCATCTGCTCAAGAAGAAGTCTCTTTCACTCTCCGTCTTAAAGGTCTGTCATCTCCTATCAGCTTCTGAATGGGCTGGCGTTTTCAAATGTACACTGAAATACATGCAGTGAGTTCAGACGGCAGACTTGATTTCACGGTCTTTGTATAAATATAGATCTGCTAAGAATTTACCTCAACCTTATTAATTGGTGTTGGGGGAATgactataggaggctgtgtggtccagtggttaaagaaaggggcttgtaaccaggtccccggttcaaatccccgCTCACTCAcggactcactgtgtgtgaccctgtgcaagtcacttaacctccttatgctctgtctttCTGGTGacacgttgttgtaagtgactctgcagctgatgcatagttcacacaccctgtccttggataaaggtatctgctaaataaaaaataataatgcccTGTAAGTACAGTTTTAGGTCTCCTATGCAACACTGTACAGTAGAACCATCCTTTTACGATAAGGATTGATTGCTCTGCTAGCAGACTAAATCACTTGTgcgcgttgctgggtgaaaaGAAAATCTTGGAACCGCAGGACTGCTGTTGAcactacatttaaccaatcaaAGAGCAGAAGGAGTGAGTTTCCCAGCCTCTCAAAATGCTTAAAACAGAACagtaaaatgactgctaaaaaataaccgattttattttcaaagcaaaaacagtgTCGGTGAATGTGGGAGTTACCAAACCGAAACGGaggatgaaaaagaaaatgtagaaagtGAGCTAGAGCAACACGATATAGTAAACAAGGAGCAGCGTGTAGAAAACGAATTGGAAGAACCGAAAGAGGAGCCAGTgcgtaaaaaaaagaaacatcgtGATAGTGGGTATGATGCGACGAGGGGAAAAAATGGAAATGGCTTTTTTACAGCAAGGCATTGGGTGATGTGATGTGCAAGCTctgccagaaacacaaaaaagattgcAAAGGATCAGGGAGTGAATGGAGCAGTGTAGCCTGGGTATGAATTAGGGTGGATTGTTATTAATTATTCCATTTCTTATTGTTCAGATTCTCTCTATTCTTTATATGTTTATGGTAagaccattttatttttctgttaagaGCGCCTGGCTATAATGCTCTGCCACCCAgctatacagaattcctgggAGAACGCAGCTGTATTAACTGATGGGCTGGCTGTAATGCTCTGCCACCCAGCTGCACAGAATTCCTGGGAGAACGCAGCTGTATTAACTGATGGGCTGGCTGTAATGCTCTGccacccggctgtacagaattcctgggagAACGCAGCTGTATTAACTAATGGGCTGGCTATAATGCTGTGCcacccagctgtacagaattcctgggagAACgctgctttatttactgatggGCCTCTGATATGTGTTGTTTACAGATGCTGCTACCAGTTGTACGATACAGTTGGAAACTGatcagtgcacattttattaagtgtctaaaacagcaaaactgctcttagcaggacagaatggattcagttgcagataacattttaaaaaagccaggCACTTAAAGATGGTGTGTTTGGGATTAcagtttctctttttaaatgccAGCTGTCACTTCACATAAAACAAAGTGCCCAGTTGAACCATGTTCAATGAAAGAAAGTGAGGGATTGATAATAATGACTGCCCCATTACAAAGCTGAAACGAGACCTTTT
This Polyodon spathula isolate WHYD16114869_AA chromosome 3, ASM1765450v1, whole genome shotgun sequence DNA region includes the following protein-coding sequences:
- the LOC121310357 gene encoding nucleolar MIF4G domain-containing protein 1-like, translated to MKKKPHGKRKVIKRDFSKLQKCKLSVEQFLQKEDKSTEAAGGEDGCHGSMLFGVKRKSRKELRKEKRKNKKAKMKDYYEGKLLKVSPVGTVTMLQNNEKPAKPNASEKGRDKTAKQAAESSEQQENTADPKHNNKEKAQHAKGGNKRTLNSQQGSKRISSSTAGDSRQGSVKIPSSSSSSSSTAQQAAFKKTSKQQQVRKRALLEANVEEEKEIKRLEKYLGMNKRKNKTTLPQSFTADGLDYILGILEPGASASGLYESEEEDMDVTKERLEQLGGSESDLSEDSQQEGSSDEDEQDSGKYFEEMEATEEEEEECDEELDQGDGNEEDTVIEGGEAENTVEEHGGSANEKGSEEGNAKYIPPHQRESAETDDAKRRQALERLERNVKGLLNRLTEHNMASISSQLEELYMSRSRKDMNDTVTDILLAGCVTPALMPDRLLLEHVLLVSILHHTVGLEVGAHFLEKVVRKFEEHYQVGSEGKECDNLIAIIAHLYNFHVVHSLLIFDILKKLTKAFTEKDIELILFLLKNIGFLLRKDDAMALKELISEVQSKANAMGTKLQDQTRMRFMLETMLALKNNDMRKIPGYDPEPVDRLRKLQRTLIHSSASGCDVCLRVSLENLLAADQVGRWWIVGSSWSGVPMIGSTTQQKQPAGQVSAKILELARKQRMNTDIRRNIFCVLMTSEDFLDAFEKLVRLGLKDQQEREIVHVLTDCCLQEKGFNPFYAVLGERFCEYDRRFQMTFQFSMWDKFRDLANLSSTSFSNLVHLLVHLLKKKSLSLSVLKIIEFSELDKPKVRFLRQLLSKLLCETEPEELKDIFGRISGIPKLGMLREGLKLFITHFLLKNALSLGTAEQASLLKEKAGVAELGMQVKDAKLKL